One Alphaproteobacteria bacterium DNA window includes the following coding sequences:
- a CDS encoding SDR family NAD(P)-dependent oxidoreductase → MLNIAIFGASGAIGGEFVKQLAATNIVETINCFSRSKTALSNPKVTNHQINFDDETEIAKAAEIAAKTKKLDIVIVATGALHTAEFSPEKSIRELDNKKFHEIYNINTVIPALIGKYVLPKLNKTEKSAFAVLSARVGSISDNHLGGWYAYRASKAALNMIIKNFAIEINRTNKKAVILGLHPGTVASSLSEPFQAHVKEGHLFSPEYAVQQLLQVIYNADSSYSGKLYAYDNTEILF, encoded by the coding sequence ATGTTAAATATCGCAATTTTTGGAGCAAGTGGAGCTATTGGAGGTGAGTTTGTTAAACAACTAGCAGCAACTAATATAGTAGAAACTATTAACTGTTTTAGTAGATCAAAAACAGCATTAAGTAACCCAAAAGTAACTAATCATCAAATTAACTTTGATGATGAAACTGAAATTGCTAAAGCGGCAGAAATTGCAGCTAAAACAAAAAAATTAGATATTGTAATAGTTGCAACTGGAGCTCTTCACACTGCTGAATTCTCACCAGAAAAATCTATTCGCGAGCTAGATAATAAAAAATTCCACGAAATATATAACATAAACACCGTGATACCTGCACTTATTGGTAAATATGTTTTACCTAAATTAAATAAAACAGAAAAATCCGCTTTTGCAGTTTTAAGTGCAAGAGTTGGCAGCATTTCAGACAATCATTTAGGTGGTTGGTATGCTTATAGAGCATCTAAAGCAGCTCTTAATATGATAATCAAAAACTTTGCCATAGAAATTAACCGTACCAATAAAAAAGCTGTAATTTTAGGCTTACATCCAGGCACAGTTGCAAGTTCACTTTCTGAGCCTTTTCAAGCGCATGTAAAAGAAGGGCATTTATTTTCACCTGAATATGCAGTTCAACAATTATTACAAGTTATTTATAATGCTGATAGCTCTTATTCTGGCAAATTATATGCATATGATAACACTGAAATTCTATTTTAA